In the Malus domestica chromosome 16, GDT2T_hap1 genome, one interval contains:
- the LOC139192758 gene encoding protein NIM1-INTERACTING 2, protein MLEGKESEAEKRKLADSDGDGEVSGRQKHKKARDGNGDVTAVKEEEVEEFFAILGRIRGAVRHFKSANGGGVRKETGEGSRLRAMLESYEEASGVQVGPKRENRRVVENLGLDLNEDPKPECDPS, encoded by the coding sequence GAAAGCTGGCGGACAGCGATGGCGACGGCGAGGTCTCGGGGAGGCAAAAACATAAGAAGGCGCGGGATGGTAACGGAGACGTCACGGCCgtgaaggaggaggaggttgAGGAGTTCTTCGCTATCCTCGGGCGGATACGCGGGGCGGTCAGGCACTTCAAGAGTGCTAACGGCGGCGGCGTCCGTAAAGAAACGGGCGAAGGATCCCGATTGAGGGCAATGCTCGAGAGTTACGAGGAAGCAAGCGGCGTCCAAGTGGGACCCAAGAGGGAGAATCGTAGGGTGGTGGAGAATTTGGGCTTGGATTTGAATGAGGATCCGAAACCGGAATGTGATCCAAGTTAG